From Chryseobacterium joostei, the proteins below share one genomic window:
- a CDS encoding phage holin family protein gives MNLIIRLFVTAIVAYLLTKILPGVHFEGFSTAIIFAIVLGVLNIFVKPILSLFGLPLTILTLGFFALVINAGIILIADYFIDSMVVDGFWWAFIFSILLSIVTSLANSMFSDGE, from the coding sequence ATGAATTTAATTATCCGATTGTTTGTAACTGCAATAGTTGCCTATCTTTTAACTAAAATTTTACCGGGAGTACATTTTGAAGGGTTTTCAACGGCAATTATATTTGCTATTGTACTTGGGGTTTTAAACATATTTGTAAAACCTATTCTAAGCCTTTTCGGACTTCCGCTTACCATTCTTACATTAGGATTCTTTGCTTTGGTAATTAACGCCGGGATTATTCTGATTGCCGATTACTTTATAGACAGTATGGTGGTAGATGGTTTCTGGTGGGCATTTATCTTTAGTATTCTATTGTCAATTGTTACCTCTCTGGCGAACTCCATGTTCTCTGATGGAGAGTAA
- a CDS encoding PaaI family thioesterase, producing MTPEKRKLVTDSFNRSEILKFYKAELLEVETDFVSIKIPKMEMMTRKAGMFNGAMIASLVDVSSGYAAVSHYAEDCYVVTVELKVNYLRPAMGDALVSKSYVIKGGTKISVIRTEIYVRNESSESESHVATSLVTMMKIR from the coding sequence ATGACCCCAGAGAAAAGAAAACTCGTTACAGACAGTTTCAACCGTTCAGAAATTCTGAAATTTTACAAGGCAGAACTATTGGAAGTGGAAACTGATTTCGTATCCATCAAAATCCCCAAAATGGAAATGATGACCAGAAAAGCAGGAATGTTTAATGGAGCAATGATTGCCTCTTTGGTAGATGTTTCCTCGGGATATGCGGCTGTGAGCCATTATGCAGAAGATTGCTACGTGGTAACTGTTGAGTTAAAGGTAAACTATCTTCGTCCGGCAATGGGGGACGCCCTGGTTTCTAAGTCCTACGTCATCAAAGGTGGAACGAAAATCAGTGTGATAAGAACTGAGATCTATGTTCGGAATGAAAGTTCAGAATCGGAGAGCCATGTGGCAACGTCGCTGGTGACCATGATGAAAATAAGATAA